A genome region from Nocardioides cynanchi includes the following:
- a CDS encoding DUF72 domain-containing protein — MAEQGRVRVGISGWRYPAWRGDFYPTGLPQRRELEYAASQLTSIEINGSFYSLQRPTSYAAWRSETPDDFVFTVKGGRYVTHLKRLVDVDTALANFFASGVLALGPKLGPFLWQLPETLRFAPDVLDDFLGRLPRSTAAVAALAERHDDKVAPDRALTTTDTDRPVRHALEFRSPTFAVPEAMAVLRAHDVACVFADTAGRWPRVDEDTGPIRYVRLHGDQELYASGYTARALDEWAERCRGWVAGGQDVFVYFDNDMKGFAPHDAMALIARLG; from the coding sequence ATGGCTGAGCAGGGCCGGGTGCGGGTGGGGATCTCGGGCTGGCGCTACCCGGCCTGGCGGGGCGACTTCTACCCGACGGGCCTGCCGCAGCGCCGCGAGCTGGAGTACGCCGCCTCGCAGCTGACCTCGATCGAGATCAACGGCTCCTTCTACTCCCTGCAGCGCCCGACGTCGTACGCCGCGTGGCGGTCCGAGACGCCGGACGACTTCGTCTTCACGGTCAAGGGCGGCCGCTACGTCACCCATCTCAAGCGGCTCGTCGACGTCGACACCGCGCTGGCCAACTTCTTCGCCTCGGGGGTGCTGGCCCTCGGGCCGAAGCTGGGGCCGTTCCTCTGGCAGCTGCCCGAGACGCTGCGCTTCGCCCCGGACGTCCTCGACGACTTCCTGGGCCGCCTGCCGCGATCGACGGCCGCCGTGGCCGCACTGGCCGAGCGCCACGACGACAAGGTGGCCCCCGACCGCGCCCTGACCACCACCGACACCGACCGGCCGGTCCGCCACGCGCTGGAGTTCCGCAGCCCGACGTTCGCCGTTCCCGAGGCGATGGCGGTGCTGCGCGCGCACGACGTCGCCTGCGTGTTCGCCGACACCGCGGGTCGCTGGCCACGGGTGGACGAGGACACCGGCCCGATCCGCTACGTCCGACTGCACGGGGACCAGGAGCTCTACGCCAGCGGCTACACCGCCCGGGCGCTCGACGAGTGGGCCGAGAGATGTCGGGGCTGGGTGGCCGGCGGTCAGGACGTCTTCGTCTACTTCGACAACGACATGAAGGGCTTCGCGCCCCACGACGCGATGGCCCTGATCGCGCGGCTCGGCTGA